One genomic window of Gossypium hirsutum isolate 1008001.06 chromosome D11, Gossypium_hirsutum_v2.1, whole genome shotgun sequence includes the following:
- the LOC107910990 gene encoding uncharacterized protein — protein sequence MESEFLNKVKDNAVIRIWSERSQLEKGDSLTMGHASELWDYTSINVTQNNLQELKEIWAQWDDEVKQLFYCNYGDLPYLLDINVDEHLFRALAQFWNSTYSCFTFGKVDMVPTVEEYTTLLRCPRIQMDKIYYRAANVLTFTKKLTRITRMSEQWVTARIKQKGKNRCIPWRSLRDQILAHPDTKKKVDVFALSMYGLVIFPKALGHIDEVVTDLFDQLDRRVTPVPAILAETFRSLSACRRTGEGRFVGCAQLLLVWFHSHFWKVDKFSYQVFSENYSPLKELATTSRRDDITEEKWMTILQNLRDEDVEWRASWMVPDEILYRCGDFDWVPLLGIWGAVGYAPLLVLRQYKSRQFVPVTQGLAECEFSYKGNNYMGKIREMYSAWKQIHQMKRIAVGATTTPEYHGWRSKRINDNIPKPREECGYSIEEHLRVVPSELEIIKQDFEKRSSEFR from the coding sequence ATGGAAAGTGAATTTCTTAACAAGGTGAAAGATAATGCGGTTATCCGAATATGGTCAGAAAGGTCGCAACTCGAGAAAGGTGATAGTCTGACAATGGGGCATGCGTCAGAGTTATGGGATTACACCAGCATCAATGTGACTCAAAACAACCTTCAGgagttgaaagaaatttgggCTCAGTGGGATGATGAAGTCAAACAATTGTTTTACTGTAATTATGGTGATTTACCCTACTTGCTTGACATCAATGTAGATGAACATCTATTTCGAGCTCTGGCTCAATTTTGGAATTCCACTTATAGCTGCTTCACATTTGGGAAGGTAGACAtggtgcctactgtggaggagtatacaacTTTGCTTCGTTGTCCAAGAATCCAAATGGATAAAATTTACTATAGAGCTGCTAATGTTTTGACTTTTACAAAGAAGTTAACAAGAATTACTAgaatgagtgagcaatgggtcaCTGCACGAATCAAGCAAAAGGGAAAAAATAGATGTATCCCTTGGAGAAGTTTGCGAGATCAGATTTTGGCACACCCTGATACGAAGAAGAAAGTCGATGTTTTTGCTTTGAGTATGTACGGGCTGGTTATTTTTCCTAAAGCATTGGGGCATATAGATGAAGTCGTTacagatttgtttgatcaacttgaTAGGAGGGTCACACCCGTTCCAGCAATTTTAGCCGAAACGTTcagatctttgagtgcatgtcgAAGAACGGGGGAGGGAAGATTCGTTGGTTGTGCACAACTCCTGTTAGTTTGGTTTCATAGCCATTTCTGGAAGGTGGATAAGTTTTCTTATCAAGTTTTTTCAGAAAATTATTCGCCTTTGAAGGAATTAGCAACGACATCAAGACGCGATGACATCACAGAGGAAAAGTGGATGACGATCCTACAAAATCTACGAGATgaagatgttgagtggagagcttCTTGGATGGTGCCCGACGAGATTTTGTACCGATGTGGGGACTTTGACTGGGTCCCTTTgcttggaatttggggagctgtcggaTATGCCCCTCTGCTCGTGTTAAGACAATATAAGTCAAGACAGTTCGTACCGGTAACACAAGGGTTAGCTGagtgtgagttttcttataaagGTAATAACTATATGGGAAAGATTCGAGAGATGTATAGCGCTTGGAAACAAATTCACCAGATGAAAAGAATTGCCGTAGGAGCAACGACAACTCCTGAGTATCATGGGTGGCGGAGTAAGAGGATCAATGATAACATTCCAAAGCCTAGAGAAGAATGCGGTTATTCTATAGAAGAGCATTTGCGAGTAGTCCcttcagaattagagatcatcaaacaagattttgaaaaaagaagTTCAGAGTTTAGATAG